A genome region from Oncorhynchus nerka isolate Pitt River unplaced genomic scaffold, Oner_Uvic_2.0 unplaced_scaffold_1325, whole genome shotgun sequence includes the following:
- the LOC115121220 gene encoding uncharacterized protein LOC115121220 — MSNSSSHFLHFVFTGVPNTSTGATTITTATPVITTVVPAAPTTTTAAATTASVATNTLTTVSVEFTSKGETFISDLSTSSSQAFQTRASLIKTQLEPFYRSAFTSFNSLTVIKFRNGSIINTMNLAFSSSAVPNSKEIGTVLIKAAQNITAFNINPTSVTVSGEVVTSSGISSKTSLFTASCLVVLSLLLSS; from the exons ATGTCGAATTCAAGTTCGCATTTCTTACATTTTGTGTTCACAGGGGTcccaaatacatccacaggtgccaCCACAATTACAACGGCTACTCCTGTCATCACAACCGTTGTCCCAGCTGCTCCAACCACTACAACTGCTGCTGCCACCACAGCCTCTGTGGCCACAAATACACTCACTACAGTGTCTGTGGAGTTCACGTCCAAAGGAGAGACATTTATCTCCGACCTATCAACCTCATCCTCTCAGGCCTTTCAAACTCGAGCATCACTGATTAAAACACAG CTTGAACCGTTCTATCGATCAGCTTTCACCTCTTTCAACAGTTTGACAGTAATAAAATTCAG AAATGGATCAATCATTAACACCATGAATTTAGCATTTAGCTCCTCCGCTGTGCCAAATTCCAAGGAAATTGGCACCGTTTTGATAAAGGCTGCACAAAACATCACAGCTTTCAACATCAACCCCACGTCAGTTACTGTCAGCGGTGAAG TTGTGACCTCAAGTGGAATAAGCAGCAAGACCAGTCTCTTCACTGCTTCCTGTCTGGTGGTGTTGTCGCTGCTGCTGTCAAGCTAG